The genomic DNA GGCGATCAAGGCCGCCCCTTCAGCGAAAGGCAGGCCGCCCTTCTTGAACACCGCCGCCAGGGTCCACAGCAGGGCATAAACGAAAAAGCCCAGGGCAATGGTCAAGGCCGCCCAGGCCAAGGGGGCTGAAGGCGGCAGGGCCGTTTCGCCGTCACCGGCGCCCGATGCCAGGCTGCTGATGGCTATTATTACGATCAGGCCGATGAAAAACAGCCGCCGGGCCAAGGCCGAGGCGGCATAACCCAGGAGGCCTTCCACCAGCCGCCACCATTCCAGTCCCCCCAGGGCCGCCAGTACGCCCACCAGGGCCGTGAGGGGCCACCCCCCCAACCAAAGGCCGGCCACCACCAAGGGCAACCCTGCTGCGGCGCTGGCTACCCGCCACTTCAGCACGGAGCCGCCGCCCCGCCGGGGGAGCCGGAGCCCAGGGCGCCGAAGCGGCGCTCCCGCCCCTGGTAGGAGGTGATGGCCGCCGCCAGGTGCTGGCGCCGGAAGTCGGGCCACCAGACGTCGGTGTGCCAAAATTCCGCATAGGCTCCTTGCCACAGGAGGAAGTTGCTGAGGCGCATCTCGCCGCCGGTGCGGATGATGAGGTCGGGGTCGGGCAGGTCCTTGGTGTACAAGTACCGGGCCAAGAGGTCCACATTGATGTCTTCAACTTTGATGAGGCCTGCCGCCACGTCGGCGGCCAGGGCCCGGGCGGCTTCCACCATTTCGTGGCGGCCGCCGTAATTCAAGGCCAGCACCAGACGCAGGCCGTCGTTGTCCCGGGTGATGGCCTCGGCCCGGGCCACGGCGGCGGCCGCCGCCGGCTCCAATTGATCCACCCGGCCGATGGCCTGGACCCGCACGTTGTGCTGGTGGAGGGCGGCGATCTCCCGGTTGACGAATTCGATCAAGAGGGCCATCAAGGCGTGGATTTCCTCGGGGGGCCGCTTCCAGTTCTCCGTGGAAAAAGCGTAGAGGGTCAGGACTTCCAGTCCCAATTCGACGGAAGCCTCCACCACGTCCCGGATGGCCGCCACGCTGGCCCGGTGCCCGGCGATGCGGGGCAGGCCCCGCCGGTGGGCCCAGCGCCCGTTGCCGTCCATGATGATGGCCACATGGCGGGGCATGGGACCGGTGTGCCGCAATTTGGCCACCGTCTGCTCCCAAGGGAGGGCGACCTGGGTTTCTTCAGGGACCACCTGCCGGCCCTTCACCGTCACTCCCCCGCTTCCCCGCGGACTCCGCCGCCGCGGCAAAATCCATCTCCGGCGCTGCCACCAAGGTGCAATGGCCGCCGGGCTCCCGCCGCTGGGCCAGCACCCGCCAGGTGGGGGCAGGCTGCCGCCGGTCCCCCGGACGGGGGCCTGTGGCCAGCACCGCAAAGGGTATGCCCGCGGCCGTCAATCGCTCAGCCGCCGTGGCCAAGGTCAGGGCCCGGACGTCGGGCGCCCGCCTCATCCTTCCATGATGTCCTTTTCCTTTTCGGCCACCACAGCGTCAATTTCATCAATATAACGATCGGTCAGCTTCTGCACCTGGTCCATAAGGCGGTGGGCTTCATCCTTGGACAAGGCCCCGTCTTTCTCGGCCGACTTCAGGTCGTCGTTGGCCGCCCGCCGGGCGTTGCGCACCGCAACCCGGGCATCCTCGCCCATCTTCTTGACTTGACGCGCCAATTCCGCCCGCCGTTCCTGGGTAAGTTGGGGCAGGGTCAGCCGGATGACCTTGCCGTCGTTGTTGGGGGTAAGGCCCAAATCCGACTTTAGTATGGCCCGTTCCACATCGGCCAAGCTGCTTTGGTCCCACGGCTGCACCACGATCAGCCGGGGCTCGGGAACGGTGATGCTGGCCACCTGGTTCAAGGGCATGACGGTGCCGTAAACTTCTACCCGGACCTTGTCCAAGAGGGCAGGTGTGGCCCTGCCGGCCCGGATTCCCACCAGATCGCGGCGCAAAGCTTCGACGGCAGCCTGCATGCGTTGCTCCGCCTCTTGGAGAATTTCCCCGCTCACTTGGAACCTCCCCTAATCAGTGTGCCGATGGGCTCACCCATGACTACCCGCAGGATGTTGCCCGGCACGTTCAGATTAAAAAATACCATGGGGATGCCGTTGTCCATGCAAAGGGACGTGGCCGTGGAGTCCATGGCCTTGAGACCCAGCTTCAAAACATCCAAATAAGTAATCTCGTCAAACTTCTTGGCCGCCGGGTTGATGCGGGGGTCGTCGTCGTAGACCCCCTCCTCGCGGGTGGCTTTCAAGACGACTTCCGCCTCGATTTCCGCCGCCCGCAGGGCCGCTGCCGTGTCGGTGGAGAAGTACGGGTTGCCGGTGCCCGCGGCGAAGATGACCACGCGCCCCTTCTCCAGGTGGCGGATGGCCCGCCGGCGGATGTAAGGCTCTGCCACCTCCCGCATTTCGATGGCGGTCTGCACCCGGGTGTCGACCCCGTGCTGTTCCAGGGCGTCCTGCAAGGCCAAGGCGTTGATGACGGTGGCCAGCATGCCCATGTAGTCCGCCGTCGCCCGGTCCATGCCCTTGTTGCTGCCGGCGACCCCCCGCCATATGTTGCCGCCGCCCACAACTATGGCTACCTGGACGCCCAAGGCCGCCACGTCCCGTACTTCCCGGGCTATGCGGTCAACCACTTCGGGGTCGATGCCGTAACCGCCGCCCCCCGCCAAAGCTTCCCCGCTCAGTTTCAGAACGAGGCGCCGGTACTGGGCTCTCCTTTGACCAGTTTCTGAATTATTTTGCAACTTCCCGC from Sphingobacteriaceae bacterium includes the following:
- a CDS encoding isoprenyl transferase, whose protein sequence is MTVKGRQVVPEETQVALPWEQTVAKLRHTGPMPRHVAIIMDGNGRWAHRRGLPRIAGHRASVAAIRDVVEASVELGLEVLTLYAFSTENWKRPPEEIHALMALLIEFVNREIAALHQHNVRVQAIGRVDQLEPAAAAAVARAEAITRDNDGLRLVLALNYGGRHEMVEAARALAADVAAGLIKVEDINVDLLARYLYTKDLPDPDLIIRTGGEMRLSNFLLWQGAYAEFWHTDVWWPDFRRQHLAAAITSYQGRERRFGALGSGSPGGAAAPC
- the frr gene encoding ribosome recycling factor — translated: MSGEILQEAEQRMQAAVEALRRDLVGIRAGRATPALLDKVRVEVYGTVMPLNQVASITVPEPRLIVVQPWDQSSLADVERAILKSDLGLTPNNDGKVIRLTLPQLTQERRAELARQVKKMGEDARVAVRNARRAANDDLKSAEKDGALSKDEAHRLMDQVQKLTDRYIDEIDAVVAEKEKDIMEG
- the pyrH gene encoding UMP kinase → MQNNSETGQRRAQYRRLVLKLSGEALAGGGGYGIDPEVVDRIAREVRDVAALGVQVAIVVGGGNIWRGVAGSNKGMDRATADYMGMLATVINALALQDALEQHGVDTRVQTAIEMREVAEPYIRRRAIRHLEKGRVVIFAAGTGNPYFSTDTAAALRAAEIEAEVVLKATREEGVYDDDPRINPAAKKFDEITYLDVLKLGLKAMDSTATSLCMDNGIPMVFFNLNVPGNILRVVMGEPIGTLIRGGSK